A DNA window from Purpureocillium takamizusanense chromosome 9, complete sequence contains the following coding sequences:
- a CDS encoding uncharacterized protein (EggNog:ENOG503NWUM~COG:E~COG:G~TransMembrane:10 (i56-75o81-102i118-139o145-165i172-191o197-215i236-255o267-286i298-319o325-342i)) — translation MARRNSDEPVALLTPEEQDRESKVEGHDVEGAAGQEEPPQDQNLDHEYSIASTVKFTWLGTYFFFSLLLTLYNKLVLGMFAFPWLLTCLHASFASMGTYSMLQMGHFKLTRLGRRENLALVAFSALFTANIALSNLSLAMVSVPFYQTMRMLCPIFTILIYRVWYGRTYSTLTYLSLIPLIIGAAMTTAGEMTFTDAGFLLTIFGVVLAAIKTVVTNRFMTGSLALPPLEFVMRMSPLAALQAFACAAATGEIGGFRDLIASGDISLPPAIASLTGNGFLAFLLNVSSFQTNKLAGALTMTVCGNLKQCLTVLIGIFLFNITVDVLNGAGMAVTMVGAAIYSKAELDNKRKKQQPAYKPVNQETR, via the exons ATGGCTCGTCGCAACAGTGATGAGCCCGTGGCCTTGCTGACGCCGGAGGAGCAAGATCGTGAGTCCAAGGTCGAGGGCCACGATGTCGAAGGCGCCGCGGGTCAGGAAGAACCCCCACAGGACCAAAACCTCGACCACGAATACTCCATCGCCAGCACAGTGAAATTCACATGGCTGGGCACCTATTTCTTTTTCTCCCTACTCCTAACACTCTATAACAAGCTTGTCCTGGGAATG TTCGCTTTCCCATGGCTCCTAACGTGCCTACACGCCTCTTTTGCTAGCATGGGCACGTATTCCATGTTACAGATGGGCCACTTCAAGTTGacgcgccttggccgtcgcgagaacctcgccctcgtcgccttcaGCGCCCTTTTTACGGCCAACATCGCCCTCTCCAACCTCTCCCTGGCCATGGTGTCGGTCCCGTTTTATCAAACAATGCGCATGTTGTGTCCCATCTTCACCATTCTCATCTACCGGGTGTGGTACGGACGCACGTACAGCACGCTCACATACCTCTCTCTCATCCCTCTTATCATCGGCGCtgccatgacgacggctggTGAAATGACTTTTACTGATGCTGGCTTTCTGCTTACCATTTTTGGCGTTGTTCTGGCCGCAATCAAG ACCGTCGTCACGAACCGATTTATGACGGGATCGCTCGCGCTGCCACCTCTCGAATTCGTAATGCGCATGTCCCCGCTGGCTGCTCTGCAAGCCTTcgcttgcgccgccgccacgggcgagATTGGCGGCTTCCGCGACCTCATCGCGTCAGGCGACATTTCGCTGCCCCCGGCCATTGCATCGCTTACGGGCAACGGCTTCCTGGCGTTCCTCCTCAACGTCTCGTCGTTTCAGACGAAcaagctggctggcgcttTGACGATGACAGTTTGTGGCAACTTGAAACAGTGCCTGACAGTCTTGATCGGCATCTTCTTGTTCAACATCACGGTCGATGTTCTGAACGGTGCGGGCATGGCCGTGACCATGGTCGGTGCTGCCATATACAGCAAGGCGGAGCTGGACAACaagaggaagaagcagcagccggcaTACAAGCCGGTGAATCAAGAAACCAGATAG